The nucleotide sequence GGGGCGGGCAGATCACCGGGCGCGGGCTCAAGCGCCAGCACAATCAGCACGCCGCTGGCCTGCAACCTGGGGGCGGCAAGTTCAAGCAGCTGCCGCCAGGGCATAAAGGCACGGCTCAGGATGCAGTCGGCCTTGTAGTACTGGCCCTGAAAAAAATGCTCCACCGGCCCTCTGAAAATATGCGTGGACGGCAACTGCAGCCGTGAAAGCACGCTTGAAATAAACAGGGCGCGTTTTTCGCGCACCTCCACCATATAGTATGCGCCGCGCGGCCAGACCATGCGCAGGGGTATGCCCGGCAGGCCAGCGCCCGCGCCCAGGTCCCAGCTCAAGGGGGATTCGGGCAGGTCAAGCTTATCCAAAAAACCGGCCAGATGAAAACTGTCCACGACCAACCGTGCCAGAATGTCCTGCCAGGTATGCGGGCCAACCAGATTCATGGCCTTGTTCCACTGGCAGAGCATTTCAAGATATTCCGCAAGCGGTTCCAGGGCCGTTTGCGGCACTTCCGCTCCTGTGGCCGCCACCAGACTGGCCAGTTCCTTTCTGTCCACCGATTGTCGCTGCATGTTCCTTATCCTGCGCTTATACGCCCTTCGCGGGCTTTTCCGGCGTATTTGCCGGGTTCACTGTCATATCCCCGCAGACCGGGACTTGCAAGCCCCGCGCCGATAACGTAAAAAAGAGGGCTTGCGCGCTCGCACGCTCCACAAAACAAACACAAGGCCGGTAACGGCCACGCCAATGCGCACCCTTGTGCGCCACTGGAGGATAACCCCCGTCATGACACAAGCCGTTCTGCTCTTTCCCGGCCAGGGCTCGCAAGAGTCGGGCATGGGCCGCGATCTGGCCGAGGCCTCTTCCGATGCCATGAACCTCTGGAAGCAGGCCGAGCGCATCAGCGGTCTGCCCCTGCGCGAAATTTACTGGGAAGGCGACGCTGCCGCCATGAGCGACACCCGCGCCCTGCAGCCCGCCCTGACCGTGGTGAACCTGAACCTCTGGAGCGCCGTTGCCGCGCGCGCCAGCGTGCGCGGCGCAGCCGGGCACAGCCTTGGCGAGTTCAGCGCCATGGCCGCCGCAGGCGTGCTGTCCGCCGAGAGCGCTCTTGAGCTCACCGCCCTGCGAGGCCGCCTTATGGCCGAGGCAGACCCCGACGGCAAAGGCGGCATGGCCGCCCTGCTCAAGCTCGACCAGCCCGCCATTGAAGAAATTGTGGCCGAAACAGTCGCCCAGTGCGGCGAACTTTTGCTGGTTGCCAACTACAACACCCCCGGCCAGCTTGTTATCAGCGGCGCCAAGGCAGCCGTAACCCTGGCCTGCCAGAAGGCCAAGGAGCGCAAGGGCCGTGGCCTTGAGCTCAAGGTCAGCGGCGCGTTTCACAGCCCCATGATGGCCGAGGCCAACAGGGAGCTTGCCCCCCTGCTGCGCAAGGCCGTGTGGAGCAAACCCAGATTCCCCGTGTACTGCAACGCCCATGGCAAGGCCGTGACCGACGGCGAGAGCGCCCGCGACAGCCTGCTTGTACAGATGACCTCGTCCGTGCTGTGGATAGACACCATGCGCAACCAGTATGCCGACGGCGCGCGCCGCTGGCTCGAGCTCGGCCCCAAGGCCGTACTGGGCAAAATGGTTGCGCCGTGCCTGGCCGGTACCGCTCAAGCGGAAGACCTTGCCGTCGAACTGGTCAACAATGCGGAGACCGCTTCGGCCTTTGCGGGATAGTATCCGGGGAGCGGCCCGATTGTTCGGGCGGGTTCTTCCGTATTTTTTGCCAACTTTTTTCTTCATGCGTTCCCGCGCGGCACTGGCCGCAGGCAGGGGGCGCATGAACCCGAAACGGGGTTTCCGGCGGCGCAGGCCCCGGCTACCATAGGCGACCAGCCGCAACCGTTGCACAAAAGGACACCAGCACTATGCGCGCCATTGATACCCTGCGCACGGCCCTGAAGGGCATTATTGAAGAAGAAGGCCTTGCCTGGCCCGTCAAAACCGTCATCGAGCCGCCCCGCGACCCCAAGCACGGCGATCTGTCTGTGAACTCCGCCATGCTGCTGGCCAGGGAGGCCAAGGCCAACCCCCGTGAGCTGGCGCAAAAATTTGCCCAGAAGCTCGTGGAGCGTTGCCCCGATGTGGCACATGCCGAGGCGGCTGGCCCCGGCTTTTGCAACGTGACCTTTACGCAGGATTTTTGGCGCGGCACTGTGGTGGATATTGAATCCGCCGGCGCGGAATACGGCAAGAGCACGGGCGGCGCGGGCAAAAAAGTGCTGCTGGAATACGTGTCGGCCAACCCCACCGGCCCCCTGCATGTGGGGCACGGGCGCGGCGCGGCCGTGGGCGACAGCCTTGCCCGCCTGCTGCGCATGGCCGGCTACGACGTAAATACGGAATATTACATCAACGACGCCGGTCGCCAGATGCGCCTGCTGGGCCTTTCGGTATGGCTGCGCGCCAAGGAACTGGCCGGCATGCCCGTTACCTGGCCCGAAGACTACTACAAGGGCGACTACATCATCGACATCGCCCGCGAGATGCTCGACGCCAACCCCGCCCTTGTGCAGCTGCCCGACGCCGAGGGACAGGACGTGTGCTACGACAAGGCCATGAACGACATCCTCAACGGCATCAAGGCCGACCTCAACGAATTTCGCGTTGAGCACCAGCGCTGGTTTTCCGAAAAAACACTGGTGGAAGGCGGGGCCGTGGCCGCCGCTTTCAAGGCGCTCGATTCCGCAGGCTATACCTACGAAAAAGACAATGCCTACTGGTTTGCCACCGAAAATCTCGGCGACGACAAAAACCGCGTGCTGCGCAAGTCTGACGGCAGCCTGACCTACTTTGCCTCCGACATCGCCTACCACCACGACAAGTTCCAGCGCGGCTACGACTGGCTCATCGACATCTGGGGCGCAGACCACCACGGCTACATCCCGCGTATGCGCGCGGCCATCACTGCCATGGGCAAAACGCAGGACAGCTTTGACGTGGTGCTTATCCAGCTGGTCAACCTGCTGCGCGAGGGTCAGCCCGTGAGCATGTCCACCCGCGCGGGCACGTTTGAAACCCTGGCCGACGTCATCAAGGAAGTGGGCGTGGACGCGGCGCGTTTCATGTTTCTTTCGCGCAAGAGCGACAGCCCGCTCGACTTTGACCTTGAGCTTGCCAAACAGCGCAGCCTCGACAACCCCGTGTACTATGTGCAGTACGCCCACGCGCGCATCTGCGCCGTGCTGCGCAGGGCTGAGGAACGCGGTTTTGCGCTGCCCGGCAAGGCCGATGCCGCCCTGCTGCAAGGGCTTGATACGCCAGAAGACATGGCCCTGCTGCGCAAGGCCGCAACGCTTGAAGACATGCTGGCCTCTGCCGCCAAATCGCTTGGCGTGCACCATGTGAGCACCTACCTTACAGAACTGGCCGGACAGCTGCACAGCTACTACGCCAAGCATCAGGTGCTGCTGGCCGACGACGCGCCGCGCACCCTGGCCCGCCTGGCCCTCCTGCGCTCCATCGGTCAGGTGCTGCGCAACGGCCTGGACGTACTTGGCGTAAGCGCTCCGGAGAGCATGTAGGCAGGGTTTTGCCTGCCGGCAACCAAAGAGCGGGCATTTGCCCCGCTGACTGCAAAAACGTCGAATACTCGGCGTGCGCCCATTGAGTCTTGTGCCTGCTGCAAGGCGCATCCTGGCAAGGTTTGACGCGGTCGCCCGCGCATCTTTACAGCATGCGCCTGCACAGGCAGGATACAAAGGCCAGTGGCCCACGACGGAGGATACCTGATGGCCGCCCCCTTACGTAAACCCCGCAAATCTGTCGTTTCCCAGCCTTCGGGCGAGAAGCGCCGCTTTGTTATCCGCCTTTCGGGGCCAATGGCCGCGCTGCTGGGAACCATCCTGGCGGTCGCTGTGGGCTGGTCGTTTTTTATGGGCTTTATGGTCGGGCGCGGGCAAAACCCCGAGACCCGCGTCGAGCAGATGACCAGTATGATCTCCAAGGATTCCGCCCCGGGCAAGGGCAAACCCGCTCAGCAGGAGGTTCCTGCGCCAGCTGCTGCTGCGGCGGAAACCGCCGACGCACAGGCCCCGACGGCTGACGCAGCTGCGCCCCCGGCTACGGCGGCCCCTGACCAGCCCGGCAAACCCGCCGACGGCAAGGGGCAAAAAGCGGCGGCCCCGCAGGCCCAACAAGCTCCGCAGGCCCCGGCCTATCCCTTTTCGCAGCCTTCGCCCAACAGCATGGCGGCGTGGGGCATCAAACCTGGCGCCAATCAGGCGGGAGCACAGGCGGGGGCACAGACGGGCGCGCAAAACGGTGCGCAGGCCGCCAAGCCAGCCCCGGCAAAAACCGGGCCGCAATTCGATTACGTGTACCAGGTGGCGGCGTTCAAGTCTGACGAAGACGCCGACAAGCTGCGCACGCGTCTCGAGGGCAAGGGGCTGCATACCCGCACCCAGAAAAGCGGCAAGCTCGTGCTTGTGCTGGTCAACATGCGCGGCACGGAAGACGACGCCTTCAACCTGCGTGAAGACCTGCGCCACATGAGGCTTGGCGTGCCCATTCAGGTTTCGCAAAAACCGGTTTCAAGCAAACCGCAAAAAACCGGGCGGTGAGGCGTACCATGACGGCAACCGAATCTTTTGGCGATTTTCTGCGCAAGATCGGGCGACCCTGTCTGCGCGGCGTTGACGCCCTTGGCGGCACGGCCCTGTTCATGTTCGAAGGACTGGCGCAGATGTTTGCCAGCCCCAAGATCTTTCCGCGCACCATGCAACAGCTCTATATCATTGGTTCAAAATCGCTGTTTCTTATCATGCTCATCGGCGTATTTTGCGGCATGGTGCTTGGCCTGCAGGGCTATTACACCCTGGTGAAATTCGGCTCTGTGGGCATGCTGGGCTCCGCCGTGTCGCTGACGCTTATCCGCGAGCTTGGGCCAGTGCTCACGGCCATCATGCTTACGGGTCGCGCCGGGTCCTCCATGACGGCCGAGATCGGCGTAATGCGCATTACCGACCAGATAGACGCCCTGGACGTCATGGACATCAACTCCATGGGCTATCTGGTCAGCCCGCGCATTGTGGCCTCGCTCATCGCCTTTCCGCTGCTGACGGCGGTGTTTGACGTTATCGGCATCATCGGCGGCTACCTCACGGGCGTGCTCATGCTGGGCATCAACGAAGGCGCGTATTTTTACCGTATCACCAGCTCCGTGACCGCCACAGACGTTAACGGCGGCTTTATCAAAGCTATACTTTTCGGCCTGCTGGTCACCACCGTCTGCTGCCGTCAGGGCTACTTTACCAACAAGCGACGCGACAGCGTAGGCCCGGAGGCCGTGGGCAACGCCACAACCTCCGCAGTGGTCATCTCGTGCGTGCTTATCCTTGCAGCCGACTATATTGTAACCTCGTTTCTGCTCTAGCAGGCCATGCAGGCGGTAACTGTCATAGGCATCGACCCCGGCTCGCAGCGTACGGGCTGGGGCGTGGTGCGCGAAGCTTCAGGCGTGCTGCAGCTGGTGGATTGCGGCGTGGTGCGCACCGCCTCGGCGGGGAAGGAATTTTCTGACCGGCTGGCG is from Desulfovibrio desulfuricans and encodes:
- a CDS encoding 16S rRNA (guanine(527)-N(7))-methyltransferase RsmG, which translates into the protein MQRQSVDRKELASLVAATGAEVPQTALEPLAEYLEMLCQWNKAMNLVGPHTWQDILARLVVDSFHLAGFLDKLDLPESPLSWDLGAGAGLPGIPLRMVWPRGAYYMVEVREKRALFISSVLSRLQLPSTHIFRGPVEHFFQGQYYKADCILSRAFMPWRQLLELAAPRLQASGVLIVLALEPAPGDLPAPWRLAAQHSYVAAGHGRWFWALAPSAASERLTYDAAMHGTN
- the argS gene encoding arginine--tRNA ligase, encoding MRAIDTLRTALKGIIEEEGLAWPVKTVIEPPRDPKHGDLSVNSAMLLAREAKANPRELAQKFAQKLVERCPDVAHAEAAGPGFCNVTFTQDFWRGTVVDIESAGAEYGKSTGGAGKKVLLEYVSANPTGPLHVGHGRGAAVGDSLARLLRMAGYDVNTEYYINDAGRQMRLLGLSVWLRAKELAGMPVTWPEDYYKGDYIIDIAREMLDANPALVQLPDAEGQDVCYDKAMNDILNGIKADLNEFRVEHQRWFSEKTLVEGGAVAAAFKALDSAGYTYEKDNAYWFATENLGDDKNRVLRKSDGSLTYFASDIAYHHDKFQRGYDWLIDIWGADHHGYIPRMRAAITAMGKTQDSFDVVLIQLVNLLREGQPVSMSTRAGTFETLADVIKEVGVDAARFMFLSRKSDSPLDFDLELAKQRSLDNPVYYVQYAHARICAVLRRAEERGFALPGKADAALLQGLDTPEDMALLRKAATLEDMLASAAKSLGVHHVSTYLTELAGQLHSYYAKHQVLLADDAPRTLARLALLRSIGQVLRNGLDVLGVSAPESM
- a CDS encoding MlaE family ABC transporter permease, with the protein product MTATESFGDFLRKIGRPCLRGVDALGGTALFMFEGLAQMFASPKIFPRTMQQLYIIGSKSLFLIMLIGVFCGMVLGLQGYYTLVKFGSVGMLGSAVSLTLIRELGPVLTAIMLTGRAGSSMTAEIGVMRITDQIDALDVMDINSMGYLVSPRIVASLIAFPLLTAVFDVIGIIGGYLTGVLMLGINEGAYFYRITSSVTATDVNGGFIKAILFGLLVTTVCCRQGYFTNKRRDSVGPEAVGNATTSAVVISCVLILAADYIVTSFLL
- a CDS encoding ACP S-malonyltransferase, producing MTQAVLLFPGQGSQESGMGRDLAEASSDAMNLWKQAERISGLPLREIYWEGDAAAMSDTRALQPALTVVNLNLWSAVAARASVRGAAGHSLGEFSAMAAAGVLSAESALELTALRGRLMAEADPDGKGGMAALLKLDQPAIEEIVAETVAQCGELLLVANYNTPGQLVISGAKAAVTLACQKAKERKGRGLELKVSGAFHSPMMAEANRELAPLLRKAVWSKPRFPVYCNAHGKAVTDGESARDSLLVQMTSSVLWIDTMRNQYADGARRWLELGPKAVLGKMVAPCLAGTAQAEDLAVELVNNAETASAFAG
- a CDS encoding SPOR domain-containing protein — translated: MAAPLRKPRKSVVSQPSGEKRRFVIRLSGPMAALLGTILAVAVGWSFFMGFMVGRGQNPETRVEQMTSMISKDSAPGKGKPAQQEVPAPAAAAAETADAQAPTADAAAPPATAAPDQPGKPADGKGQKAAAPQAQQAPQAPAYPFSQPSPNSMAAWGIKPGANQAGAQAGAQTGAQNGAQAAKPAPAKTGPQFDYVYQVAAFKSDEDADKLRTRLEGKGLHTRTQKSGKLVLVLVNMRGTEDDAFNLREDLRHMRLGVPIQVSQKPVSSKPQKTGR